From a region of the Candidatus Gracilibacteria bacterium genome:
- the galE gene encoding UDP-glucose 4-epimerase GalE: MKTLLLTGGTGYIGSHCAVAALEVGYDIVILDNLSNSDSDVIQKIEQIAGSSSLSNGRIEKSSGIKFYQGDIRNSADLEKVFSENKIDTVLHFAGLKAVGESCDKPFMYYENNVEGTLRLTESMEKHGVKNIVFSSSATVYDPSALSPLREDSPTGNTSNPYGTSKFIIENILRDLATHQGLKVANLRYFNPIGAHSSGLIGENPRDIPNNLLPYIMKVASGELSQLKVFGDDYETVDGTGVRDYIHVEDLAAGHIAALEWLENNKTQGIFETFNLGTGTGSSVMEMIEITEEVTGTALPYTVSNRRPGDIATAYCNPEKALKILAWKTTKTIQESITDSWNYIEKQKS, encoded by the coding sequence ATGAAAACTCTTCTCCTCACATGATGAACTGGATATATCTGATCTCACTGCGCAGTTGCAGCTCTTGAGGTTGGATATGATATTGTCATACTCGATAATCTCTCAAACTCTGATAGTGACGTTATTCAAAAAATAGAGCAAATCGCAGGTTCTTCTTCCCTTTCCAATGGAAGAATTGAGAAGAGTTCTTGAATAAAATTCTACCAATGAGACATACGAAACTCAGCAGATCTCGAAAAAGTATTTTCAGAAAATAAAATTGATACTGTCCTACACTTTGCTGGACTCAAAGCTGTGTGAGAGAGTTGTGACAAGCCATTTATGTATTATGAAAATAATGTAGAGTGAACTCTCAGACTCACGGAATCTATGGAAAAACACGGAGTGAAAAATATAGTTTTTTCCAGTAGTGCTACGGTATATGACCCAAGTGCTCTCTCACCACTGCGTGAAGACTCACCAACTTGAAATACCTCTAACCCATACGGTACAAGTAAGTTTATTATAGAAAATATCTTGCGAGATTTAGCCACTCATCAGTGACTCAAAGTAGCAAATTTGAGGTATTTTAATCCGATTGGAGCTCATAGCTCTGGACTGATAGGAGAGAATCCACGAGATATTCCTAATAATTTGCTTCCATACATAATGAAAGTAGCATCTTGAGAACTGAGTCAACTCAAAGTATTTGGGGATGATTATGAGACAGTAGATGGTACCTGAGTTCGAGACTATATACATGTTGAGGATTTAGCTGCCTGACATATCGCTGCACTTGAGTGGTTAGAAAATAATAAAACTCAGTGAATATTTGAAACTTTTAATCTCTGAACGTGAACGGGGAGCTCTGTGATGGAAATGATTGAAATAACTGAGGAAGTCACTGGTACAGCACTTCCCTACACAGTTTCCAATAGACGACCTTGAGATATCGCAACAGCCTATTGTAATCCTGAAAAAGCTCTAAAAATCCTCGCTTGGAAAACAACAAAAACTATCCAAGAATCCATTACAGACAGTTGGAACTATATAGAGAAACAAAAATCATAA
- a CDS encoding oligosaccharide flippase family protein, whose amino-acid sequence MKNNYYNIALIMGASIIAGAINYAYYPLMLQYMTLEDFGVFGSIMGVLNLIGVISTGIILFLNKEISKNIWDTGRVKYIFVASLKILSVVGLIGTLIFWMFTPLLARYFDVSEYGYFILIGTTIFLSFVSTVVQSSLRGLKQFNYLSFSQIIGPVMKLMIGIGLVYLGYNIYGAIYGVVLSGLISLGISILYLKFIFQGTSSVGKTSELLKDFRNNKKEIIKFFLISFFFALFLNIDVIFVQNIFDATSAGAYVGIAVLGKFLIFLLLSIETVYYGQILEHSKATVPRHLILNPLVIMTLVVVSALVFNVFFGNFILHILKPELTEYFDIYLWSLMYYGLLAYMSFFSKILVGWNSNYANKLLAACSILLVIVVYTLGTSSLENFIYSFVGVGCITTILLAVLFYFELTHVKK is encoded by the coding sequence ATGAAAAATAACTATTACAATATAGCACTTATAATGTGAGCGAGTATAATAGCTTGAGCTATTAACTATGCCTACTATCCTCTCATGCTCCAGTATATGACACTGGAGGATTTTTGAGTATTTGGAAGTATTATGTGAGTCCTGAATCTCATATGAGTTATATCTACTGGGATTATACTGTTTCTCAATAAAGAGATATCTAAAAATATCTGGGACACTGGTCGAGTGAAATATATTTTTGTAGCTTCACTCAAGATATTGAGTGTAGTTTGATTGATTGGAACTCTTATTTTTTGGATGTTTACTCCCCTGTTAGCTCGCTATTTTGATGTGAGTGAATATGGGTATTTTATACTTATTGGAACTACCATATTTTTGAGTTTTGTATCAACTGTCGTTCAGTCATCTCTCAGATGATTAAAACAATTTAATTATCTCTCTTTCTCTCAAATTATTGGTCCTGTAATGAAGCTCATGATTTGAATCTGACTTGTGTATTTAGGGTACAATATTTATTGAGCTATTTATTGAGTAGTACTAAGTGGATTGATCTCACTATGAATATCTATACTCTATTTAAAATTCATATTTCAATGAACAAGCTCTGTTTGAAAAACAAGTGAATTACTCAAAGATTTTAGAAATAATAAAAAGGAAATTATAAAATTTTTTCTTATTAGTTTCTTTTTTGCACTGTTCTTGAATATTGATGTTATATTTGTGCAAAATATATTTGATGCTACAAGTGCTGGAGCGTATGTAGGTATTGCTGTACTGGGAAAATTTTTGATATTTTTACTGCTCTCCATTGAAACGGTGTATTATGGACAAATCTTAGAACACTCAAAAGCAACAGTTCCACGACACCTCATACTCAATCCACTCGTCATTATGACTCTTGTTGTTGTAAGTGCTCTAGTATTTAATGTATTCTTTTGAAATTTTATACTTCATATTCTGAAGCCTGAACTCACAGAGTATTTTGATATTTATCTTTGGTCACTGATGTATTATGGTTTACTTGCGTACATGAGTTTTTTCTCAAAGATACTTGTGTGATGGAATAGTAATTATGCAAATAAGTTACTAGCAGCATGCTCAATACTATTAGTGATTGTAGTATATACACTATGAACGAGTTCTCTTGAGAACTTTATTTATAGTTTCGTTTGAGTATGATGTATCACAACAATATTGCTTGCAGTATTATTTTATTTTGAACTGACTCACGTTAAAAAATAA